The Paramormyrops kingsleyae isolate MSU_618 chromosome 20, PKINGS_0.4, whole genome shotgun sequence genome contains the following window.
GGCGGATAAACGCGCTTCGCTTTTTAGCGCCTTGTGAGAGGGAGCCGCTCCGTGACCGAGGCCATCGGCGGCGATTCGCGCCGCGGAGCCCAGCGCTGCCCCCGGGGCGCTTCCCCATTTCCAAGCGCTGACCTGCTTGTGACCTACGAGCGCGGACCCTGACATCTCTGTGAACTGCGGCGCAAAGATCGCCAAGTTCACTGTCCATCAAATAACGAGATACGGGGACCCGGGGGCTTCAGGAACTGCAGCACGGAGCCCTTTATAATCCTCACAGTGATCTATTCTCTTACCGGCAatcgcaaaaaaaaatcaaataaaggGCATAATTAGAACCACTTAGAGTAATCGTGTAATTGGGTCAAGGGATAAACAGTCTTCACTTGTTTATAAAGGAAGTTTTAATTGGAGCAATAGCTTAGTAGAAAGAGTGCTCACGATTCTGAACGATTTtcaaagacatttatttttaacatgtcTTGGGCGTACGCAGGCAGTATAAAACCGATCCTAGGTGTAATACCAACAATAAGACTGACATGTACGTCTTTAGAATAATTTTGAAAAGATATGAAACATTGAGTTTACATTGACTAGGCTATTTGAGCCGAAGTCTTAGCCATGCAAATGAATATTTAGCACCTTGAAATCCTTTCTTTGTTTGAATACAATACGCACCACGGTATGATTTTTCATGTTTGCACTCAGTTGATGTTAGGCGTCGCTAACAGCTGGCACCTCAGGAGAGGGTCAGGAGGGCACAGCTTAATGGTTCACTAAAGGGTCACCCTACCAGTCGTTACTGAAGGTGCAACCTTTTACAGGTGCCCTTTCACTGATCTGAGCTGATATGATAATTTCCCCGAATTCTAACACGTGTCATTTTCGTCAGGTCTGTTTTTGTCGATACAAAGACGTTTTACTGCGTGTATATTACTCTCGGGAGACCGTCGCACCCATTTTTACGTAAATGAGAAGGTACGCGGCTCGGCATGTGTAAATGAGATATTTGCTTTCCAGTCATCTCCCCGTTGAGAAACGGACGTGAATTATGTCAAAAGAATTCACATAGTAATATAATTTATTGATGACGCAGTTGGGCGATTTCCTTTTTGTGTTTGAGATCGCAATTGCTTAACAGAAAACTGTTTCAGTCAGGAAAATAGTTCAATGGACATTTACAGCCATGTCTTTACTTGCGGTGTTATATACAATAAAATTTCtttcttgttcatttttttgAGATACTGTACATACAGATTTTTATTTCAGTGTCCGGAAACATAGAATAGATATAGATAACCAGGAACACTAGAAGTACATTTTCATTCAACCAAACCTTAATTATACACATTGGATTACTACAATTGTGAAATTGTCATGACAACTGCACTTTTCACCCCCTATTAGCCTGCCTAGCTAATGTCATAGTGCAGACATTTACGCCTGTAAAGCACATCATGAAGATGGATGTAGTTTCAGAAACCATTAAACTGCTGTGCCTGTTTGCCCCCACGACAGAAATACCTTATCAATTAGAATTAAGTAATTCGGTCACAGTGACCTATTATGTCCCGGTATTACTCCCTATTTTATGTAACATGATTGGTCAAACTATCCGCAATTTGcgttattattactattattttttttccaaccgATGTGAGaaaaaattacagaaaaaaaacgtaGAAAACTTGTTCCACTGCAAAAAAACCCAAAgcgttttattttattctcaAATATTTGCAAACATTACAGCTGTCATGATTTGCAGTTAAATTGGGCAGCTACGGTACACCCGTTGAGGTAGATCTCGTCAGTTAACTCTTACTTAAACTACTAAAAGAGGCAAGTCAGATCACAAAGCGACTTAGTTATGTTACATATAGGCCTACAATCCTATAGCTACATTCCCCTGTCGTGTTTATTCTGAACtctaattcattaattaatgtGTTTCTCAgttatttttgtaaaataaacagaatttcAGAAACTACATCACTGAATAAATGCAGCAAATATACACTCAGTGGCCTCTTTATTAGATACTCCTACCTATAGTACCCAATAGGACCCACATTTGCCTGCAGGATCTCTTCAAGTGTAGATAATTTGCGTTCAGAGAAGCCATTCTGCACGCCACTGCTGGCGTGTTGTGCTGAGCTGTTACTTGTgtccttcctgttagctttaacgagtctgCCCATTTCCCTCCAAACCCTcacattaacaaggtgttttgaCCATAGAAACGGCACTGGCCGGCCGGCTGGTTTTTGTTAATCaccccattctctgtaaactcgaGACACTGCAGCGCGCTAAAATTCCCAGGAGGGAGACTGGGTCTGAGATTCAGCAGCAACCACGTCTGGCGTCAACAATCACACCACGTGGTTTCTAACACAGCATGTCAGCCTTTTGGTCCTGGCTGCATGGTGTACAGATTTAGTTTCGCATTTGGAGGATCAGGCTGTTTAAATAAGTAAGCAGGTGTACCAATTAAACTTgccactgtgtgtgtatttattaatattattattattatgatgaaACAGCACATATTCATCGGATGCCAACTTTGAGGAAGATTAAGTCACTGAATAAAAAACATGCAATCTGAGCGAACCTAAGTATCCCATAGATTTCCCATAAAGCTACTGTAATTCATGTACATTGGATATTGAATGTTTTTATGGGGCCGGCTATTGAACCTGCCGCTACTTACCCGGCCAGATCATTCATCTGCCGAGTTGGTCCCCGAAGCCCCCAACTCCCGTATAACCAGTCACGTGCTTTCCTCTACTCCAGAAGTCGACAACTCcaatacatataaataatttagaatgatacttcagtttttatatttaatatgtacAAATAATATACAGCAACAGCACCCAGTTTCTCTAGAGGTGTCTCTCTTGGCAGTTTgtgtaattaaaataaacatgaagTCCGTTCACGGGATGAACAACCGGCACAGTTTGCATCTTGGGGAATGTTTCTGTCGCGAGTCTCCAGTCTGCAGTGCGCATTAGCTCCACCGTCAGGATCTTCAGTATGACTCGAGCCAGTTCCTTCCCGATGCAGCTCCTAATGCCTCCGCCGAAGGGCACGTAATGGAAGCGACCCGATTTGCCCTCGTCCCTCTCCGGTCCAAAGCGGTCTGGGTCAAACAGCTCTGGATTCTGGTAAACAGCCGCTGTCTCGTGCGTGTCCCGGATGCTGTACATGACGCTCCAGCCTTTCGGAATCTGATACCCCTTTAAACAAACCAGTCAATCAATGAAGTCATGTACAGTGGGAACAATACATAAAACTAATAACAATGCTTTTAAAAATCGAAAACACGAAATTTACTTATGATACCGTTATATTTCTGATTTTATTGATTCAATTACATCTACACAATCTCCAGTCCTATTATTTCCTTCAACATGGGGCGCATTTAGTGCGATTATAACCTACTATTGATAAACCATATAGAACCGAAAATTATGAGTCAGATTATAACACACTAAGCCTATATAATAACAGgttgtattgtttttaatatgcTTAAACATGGGCATTTTAAGAATGATCATTTAAGCTTAAATTGTAAATATTAAGTGAAATACTGTTCAGTTATTGAATGTGTGTGTTATTGTAACTATTGATGAATCTAAATTTACTGGCAGCTTAGCCTGTCATAGTGATCCGGGGCAGAGTACAGCGTGAACAGCGAACCTGTAGATCACGGGAGGTTTACATACGTGCACATTAACACACAGCGACACTATGGGCAATACAGCATCTGATCTGAAGAGCAAATCTCTTAATTGTGGAGGGAAACTGGGATGCTCATAGGACAGCCATGCAAGAGGTCAGAGTACGCATGCATGCTGAGGCTAAATTTGAACCCACGGCCCTGCACGTGCCGGGTGACCATGCTACCAGTTAAATTGCGTTGATTTGCAAACTTTTACGTAATTCGTTTCTGAATAAAGTAACAGTGTCAAACATTAATTGATGGAACTTAATGCCAAAATGAGACTGAGGACACAAAGTACTTTATGGAGTGTCatttatatactgtactttGAACTCTGTGGCCTAAAcaacattgtaaaaataaacaaacatacattTCTATTTCCTAATTGATGAACTTAAGGAAGAAATGACTAATTAATAGGACTCataaaaataaatccatccattcattttcgaAACGCTTTTTGAAATGACTGTTACGATATAGTGCGCAACGACGCATAAACTCATACTTACGTCTAATTCGAAGGTCTGCAGCGCTGTTCTGTACCCCCCTGACACCGGGGGTAGAAACCGAAGCACCTCCTTGATAACACAGTCCAGGTAATGCAGCCGAGCGAGTTTCTCCATGCTCATGTAAGGCGGCTGGACGGCGGGACTGGACCAGCCCTGCGGGGTTTGCAGCCTGTGATCACATCCCTCGCCTGCAGGGTTAGGATCTCTACTCTCGCGTATCTCCGGCGTCTCAGTCTGTGCTGCTGTGTTCTGCTTATCAACGTGCTCATTTTTACCGGGAGGCCGACGGGCACAGTTATGGCAGCAGAAACATTCGTGAGTCTTTATCTCCGATCTGAGTCTTTCCATCACAGCTGGATGGCGCAGGAGCTGAAGGATGAGCGAGGTGGCTGCGCTGGCCGTGGTTGAATGTGCGGCAAATATTAGCTCCACTGCGGTCTCCTGCAGGTTGAAGGTGCGATACAATGagttcacacacacaaataatttCTCATTATCTTACGTCATACAATTTAAATATCGCAATGCTTATAAACTCAGGCCGGTAGTTCGCCTCACTAACGTGCCTCTTAAGTTTTACCTGAAGCTCTTGAATAGTGATGTTATGGTTGTTCTCGTTGGCGCTGCTCAGAATGTAATCAAAGGCATCTTCGTAACCTTCAGATTGTGGGGTCTTAAGTTTGTCCTCGATAATTGTCTTCATATAGGTGTGAAGTATTTCTCGAGCTTTAATGccctataaaaataaaacatttgtgaTCTCTGCCTTAAGCATCTTCACCTGAGTTAACACAAGATCTATTACAGTATTACGTCactttgtagtttttttttttacaaacggAAAGACAGCTTACTTATATTTACAACTAAAAATATCACTTCATGCACTGTTCAGTGACAATAATTAGGTATAATGTTTCCAGAATGTAGTGAAATAGTATTTCACCAAACAAAATCTACACTTACTTTACGAAGGCCACTGAATGACACGTCAATCGGGAGAGAAAATAGGTTGTTAATCAATTGTTCGAATATTTTGGAGAGGTAAGTGACTTGGGCCTCCTCCAGGTTGAGACCCAGCAGCACACGGACGGCGATGCGGAAGGTGAGAGATCGAGCCGCCGCATACACATTCACCGGGCCGGCAACTGAACACCACTTGGCAATTTCACACTTGATGATGTCTTGCAGGCGTGGGATATAAGTCTCCAAAGCCCCGTGGCTGAATACTTTCGCTAAAAtcttaaaagaaaaatgaattataaaattTTACCTGATGATCTTTTATACAAGCCTTAATAAGTTACTTGTTTGGACCTGGTGAACTCGATTTAAGTTGTACCGTTTGTTTCAAAATCAGTATACCGATATTGCAGTAGTATTTACTTATGCCTGTGAGTCAAACTGCAAACGAACAGCAGAGCATGTCGGGTACCACCATCCTTACTTTTCTTTTCAGTTTGTGAAGATCTCCAATGGAGTTCACCAGCGTATTGGGTCCAAGGATGATCCGTGTGCTTTGAGGCCACTGTGTACACACTAACTGATGCTCCCCAAGGAGAATTTTACGGATATTTTCTGCTCCCGTGACCCGGATAACAGGTTTTCCCAACAGGTGCGTTTTAAATACATTTCCATACTTCTCTCTTCTGGAGATGTGAAAGGTGGACCCCTGT
Protein-coding sequences here:
- the LOC111853668 gene encoding cytochrome P450 26B1 isoform X1, coding for MLDLNFQVLGTAITSLLSVLLLLAFSRQIWNIRWTSTRDKDCKLPLPKGSMGWPLVGETFHWLFQGSTFHISRREKYGNVFKTHLLGKPVIRVTGAENIRKILLGEHQLVCTQWPQSTRIILGPNTLVNSIGDLHKLKRKILAKVFSHGALETYIPRLQDIIKCEIAKWCSVAGPVNVYAAARSLTFRIAVRVLLGLNLEEAQVTYLSKIFEQLINNLFSLPIDVSFSGLRKGIKAREILHTYMKTIIEDKLKTPQSEGYEDAFDYILSSANENNHNITIQELQETAVELIFAAHSTTASAATSLILQLLRHPAVMERLRSEIKTHECFCCHNCARRPPGKNEHVDKQNTAAQTETPEIRESRDPNPAGEGCDHRLQTPQGWSSPAVQPPYMSMEKLARLHYLDCVIKEVLRFLPPVSGGYRTALQTFELDGYQIPKGWSVMYSIRDTHETAAVYQNPELFDPDRFGPERDEGKSGRFHYVPFGGGIRSCIGKELARVILKILTVELMRTADWRLATETFPKMQTVPVVHPVNGLHVYFNYTNCQERHL
- the LOC111853668 gene encoding cytochrome P450 26B1 isoform X2, whose translation is MILFCTPKSASRWTSTRDKDCKLPLPKGSMGWPLVGETFHWLFQGSTFHISRREKYGNVFKTHLLGKPVIRVTGAENIRKILLGEHQLVCTQWPQSTRIILGPNTLVNSIGDLHKLKRKILAKVFSHGALETYIPRLQDIIKCEIAKWCSVAGPVNVYAAARSLTFRIAVRVLLGLNLEEAQVTYLSKIFEQLINNLFSLPIDVSFSGLRKGIKAREILHTYMKTIIEDKLKTPQSEGYEDAFDYILSSANENNHNITIQELQETAVELIFAAHSTTASAATSLILQLLRHPAVMERLRSEIKTHECFCCHNCARRPPGKNEHVDKQNTAAQTETPEIRESRDPNPAGEGCDHRLQTPQGWSSPAVQPPYMSMEKLARLHYLDCVIKEVLRFLPPVSGGYRTALQTFELDGYQIPKGWSVMYSIRDTHETAAVYQNPELFDPDRFGPERDEGKSGRFHYVPFGGGIRSCIGKELARVILKILTVELMRTADWRLATETFPKMQTVPVVHPVNGLHVYFNYTNCQERHL
- the LOC111853668 gene encoding cytochrome P450 26C1 isoform X3, whose protein sequence is MLDLNFQGSTFHISRREKYGNVFKTHLLGKPVIRVTGAENIRKILLGEHQLVCTQWPQSTRIILGPNTLVNSIGDLHKLKRKILAKVFSHGALETYIPRLQDIIKCEIAKWCSVAGPVNVYAAARSLTFRIAVRVLLGLNLEEAQVTYLSKIFEQLINNLFSLPIDVSFSGLRKGIKAREILHTYMKTIIEDKLKTPQSEGYEDAFDYILSSANENNHNITIQELQETAVELIFAAHSTTASAATSLILQLLRHPAVMERLRSEIKTHECFCCHNCARRPPGKNEHVDKQNTAAQTETPEIRESRDPNPAGEGCDHRLQTPQGWSSPAVQPPYMSMEKLARLHYLDCVIKEVLRFLPPVSGGYRTALQTFELDGYQIPKGWSVMYSIRDTHETAAVYQNPELFDPDRFGPERDEGKSGRFHYVPFGGGIRSCIGKELARVILKILTVELMRTADWRLATETFPKMQTVPVVHPVNGLHVYFNYTNCQERHL